Proteins encoded together in one Acidobacteriota bacterium window:
- a CDS encoding protein-disulfide reductase DsbD family protein, with product MTADTAHLTLTATISDTTAAPGERLSLVVDASPKPGMHLYAPGKHTYRVVQVTIDPQPWLRTHDTVYPASEIYHFKPLDERVEVFMKPFRLRRDLTLLATPAAQKQLAAMPSVTITGALDYQACDDKLCYNPARVPFSFTVEMKPLDRRPPGER from the coding sequence GTGACCGCCGACACCGCGCACCTCACGCTGACGGCGACCATCAGTGACACCACCGCGGCGCCGGGCGAGCGCCTGTCGCTCGTGGTGGACGCCTCGCCAAAGCCTGGCATGCATTTGTACGCGCCAGGGAAACACACCTACCGCGTGGTGCAGGTCACGATCGATCCCCAACCGTGGTTGCGAACCCACGACACGGTCTATCCGGCGTCCGAGATCTATCACTTCAAGCCGCTCGACGAGCGGGTTGAAGTCTTCATGAAGCCGTTCCGCCTGCGCCGCGACCTGACGCTGCTGGCGACGCCGGCCGCCCAAAAGCAACTGGCCGCCATGCCATCGGTGACCATCACGGGTGCGCTCGACTACCAGGCGTGTGACGACAAGTTGTGCTACAACCCCGCGCGGGTACCCTTCAGCTTCACGGTCGAAATGAAGCCGCTCGATCGCCGGCCACCCGGGGAGCGCTAG
- a CDS encoding DUF3179 domain-containing protein: MMRASLVITATLLLFSQGNMRAQVPGPPPLELFFAATSPDDRVARAALDALSKQWRDSYTPMIIDMARLLRPAPRPTAPSGGADIGAQPTDGPDDGDDPGSRLLGAELAAAGGTGVTRESMIRSRLISFLEKQTRKRFDLSLNGWRAWMWSLPYEPHPEYAQFKGMVYGGGVDPRMQRFFPPGAKSLIRLDEIDWGGVTVNGIPPLYYPKVMSGEEARYLRDGNIVFGVVVNGEARAYPKRILAWHEMAVDKLGGAEITIVYCTLCGTVIPYDSVVGGKRRGFGTSGLLYRSNKLMFDEESMSLWSTLEGKPVVGSLVDSGLQMTSHAAVTTTWGEWRETHPKTTVLSLDTGHKRDYGEGAAYRDYFSNDRLYFEVSNKDRRLKNKDEVLVMQVRPAAGGEAQPVAIVADFLKRTPVFPFEVAGRRLLVVTTPKGANRVYAVGGHDVVFQSRPVTGDLVDTAGRTWRQGEDALTLTDGSIALPRFVAQRAFWFGWYAQYPETWLLGR; this comes from the coding sequence ATGATGCGCGCGAGCCTGGTGATCACCGCGACACTGCTCCTGTTCAGCCAGGGCAACATGCGGGCCCAGGTGCCGGGCCCGCCGCCGCTCGAACTGTTCTTTGCCGCGACCTCACCGGACGATCGCGTCGCACGCGCGGCCCTCGACGCGCTGTCCAAGCAGTGGCGCGACTCGTACACCCCGATGATCATTGACATGGCCCGGCTGCTGCGGCCGGCGCCCCGTCCCACCGCGCCATCCGGTGGCGCCGACATCGGCGCGCAGCCCACTGATGGTCCTGACGACGGCGACGATCCCGGCTCGCGTTTGCTCGGTGCGGAACTGGCGGCGGCGGGCGGAACTGGCGTGACGCGTGAGTCGATGATCCGCTCGCGATTGATCTCGTTTCTCGAGAAGCAAACCCGAAAGCGATTCGACTTGTCCCTGAACGGCTGGCGGGCGTGGATGTGGAGCCTGCCGTACGAGCCGCATCCCGAGTACGCGCAGTTCAAGGGCATGGTCTACGGCGGCGGCGTTGACCCGCGCATGCAGCGATTCTTTCCGCCCGGTGCGAAGAGTTTGATTCGGCTCGACGAGATCGATTGGGGCGGGGTGACCGTCAACGGCATTCCCCCGCTCTATTACCCCAAGGTCATGTCAGGCGAGGAGGCACGCTACCTGCGCGACGGCAATATCGTGTTTGGGGTGGTCGTGAACGGCGAGGCCCGCGCCTACCCGAAGCGCATCCTGGCCTGGCACGAGATGGCCGTCGACAAGCTCGGCGGCGCCGAGATCACCATCGTCTACTGCACCTTGTGCGGTACCGTGATTCCGTACGACAGCGTGGTCGGCGGCAAACGCCGCGGTTTTGGTACGAGTGGCCTGCTCTATCGATCGAACAAGCTGATGTTCGACGAGGAGTCCATGAGCCTGTGGTCCACCCTCGAGGGCAAGCCGGTCGTCGGTTCGCTGGTCGACAGCGGGCTACAGATGACCTCGCACGCCGCGGTGACCACGACCTGGGGCGAGTGGCGCGAGACGCATCCGAAGACGACCGTGCTGTCGCTCGACACCGGTCACAAGCGGGACTACGGCGAGGGCGCGGCCTACCGCGACTACTTTTCGAATGACCGGCTGTATTTCGAGGTCTCGAACAAGGACCGCCGCCTGAAGAATAAGGACGAAGTGCTGGTGATGCAGGTCAGGCCGGCGGCTGGCGGCGAGGCGCAGCCGGTGGCGATCGTGGCCGACTTCCTCAAGCGCACCCCGGTGTTTCCCTTCGAAGTGGCTGGCCGCCGGTTGCTGGTGGTGACCACGCCGAAGGGCGCCAACCGGGTCTATGCCGTGGGCGGCCACGACGTGGTGTTCCAGTCGCGACCCGTTACCGGCGACCTCGTCGACACCGCCGGCCGAACCTGGCGGCAGGGCGAAGACGCGCTCACGCTGACGGATGGGTCGATCGCGTTGCCGCGTTTCGTCGCCCAGCGCGCGTTCTGGTTCGGCTGGTACGCGCAGTACCCGGAAACTTGGTTGCTTGGTCGCTAA
- a CDS encoding NrsF family protein, which translates to MATNDVIDALVRDLEPVSPLPLPSVRLRRWLMASVAVGAASVAVLGRRGDLATSVFAQPFQAHVALLVLAAVSSAAAALALAIPGEPVDRWRRAAPAIALGAWLAWLAGELMPLAAAGGAAWPEAGWGCVAKAFAIGATPGLLLAIMVGRSAPGDVRATVTFAALAAAAVGALGVELTCPLDGPMHLLLWHAGPVMAVVLSAAVFGRAMFTAFAGRTEVRR; encoded by the coding sequence ATGGCAACTAACGACGTGATCGACGCCCTGGTTCGGGATCTCGAGCCGGTGTCACCGCTCCCGCTGCCCTCCGTCCGGCTACGGCGGTGGCTGATGGCCTCGGTGGCGGTGGGTGCCGCCTCCGTCGCGGTCCTCGGACGCCGCGGCGACCTGGCCACGAGCGTGTTTGCGCAACCCTTTCAGGCCCACGTGGCGTTGCTGGTACTCGCGGCCGTCAGCTCGGCCGCCGCGGCGTTGGCGTTGGCGATTCCAGGCGAACCCGTTGACAGGTGGCGCCGCGCCGCGCCCGCGATCGCCCTGGGCGCATGGCTGGCCTGGCTCGCCGGAGAGCTGATGCCGTTGGCGGCGGCCGGCGGCGCCGCCTGGCCAGAGGCCGGCTGGGGCTGCGTCGCGAAGGCGTTCGCGATCGGTGCCACGCCGGGCCTGCTGCTGGCGATCATGGTGGGACGGAGCGCGCCTGGCGACGTGCGCGCCACGGTCACGTTCGCGGCGTTGGCGGCGGCCGCCGTCGGCGCGCTCGGCGTTGAACTTACCTGTCCCCTGGACGGCCCCATGCATCTCCTGCTCTGGCACGCAGGCCCGGTGATGGCCGTAGTCCTGTCGGCGGCCGTGTTTGGTCGGGCCATGTTCACGGCGTTCGCCGGGCGAACCGAGGTCCGGCGATGA
- a CDS encoding sigma-70 family RNA polymerase sigma factor has translation MTPEQEHELTLLMTASQRGDRSAYDALLRGLGHVVRLYVCRRVGQTPWVDDVVQDVLVSLHRARQTWNPERPFAPWFYAVLQSRMIDAIRRHKRTAAWEEPMDAVPPVVWSHTPEGETIARVDLAQAMRQLSPAQRVVIERLKLMEMSVSDVARETGMSEANIKVIAHRGYAALRKFLAGIGYGN, from the coding sequence ATGACCCCAGAGCAGGAACATGAGCTGACGTTGCTCATGACGGCGAGCCAGCGCGGCGACCGATCGGCGTACGACGCCCTGTTACGGGGGCTCGGTCACGTCGTCAGGCTCTACGTGTGCCGTCGGGTCGGGCAAACGCCGTGGGTCGACGATGTCGTCCAGGATGTGCTGGTGTCGTTGCACCGGGCGCGGCAGACCTGGAACCCCGAGCGGCCCTTCGCGCCCTGGTTCTACGCGGTGCTGCAGAGTCGCATGATCGACGCGATTCGCCGGCACAAGCGTACGGCCGCGTGGGAGGAACCCATGGACGCGGTGCCGCCGGTGGTGTGGTCACACACGCCAGAGGGTGAAACCATTGCTCGAGTCGACCTGGCGCAAGCGATGCGACAGTTGTCGCCGGCCCAACGCGTGGTGATCGAACGCCTGAAGTTGATGGAGATGTCCGTGAGCGATGTCGCGCGGGAGACCGGGATGAGTGAAGCCAACATCAAAGTGATTGCCCACCGCGGCTACGCGGCGCTGAGAAAGTTTCTGGCGGGAATCGGCTATGGCAACTAA
- the acs gene encoding acetate--CoA ligase: protein MSDPVSPEIEALLNEHRSFPPPQAFAADAVMNDPGIYARAAKDPEAFWAGFAKELDWIQPWSKVLDWNPPDAKWFVDGKINVAANCLDRHARSWRRNKAAFIWEGEPGDRRTLTYFDLYRQVCQFANVLKKLGVQKGDRVALYMPLVPELAIAMLSCARIGAVHSVVFGGFSAESLRDRINDSSCKVLVTADGGWRRGQVVPLKQMADEALEGTPSIEHVVIVQRLQGSPLPIHVKEGRDHWYHRLMQDASYDCPAEPMDAEDMLYILYTSGTTGKPKGIVHTTGGYLVGAYATTKWVFDLKEDDVYWCTADIGWVTGHSYVVYGPLANGATVVMYEGAPDWPKKDRLWEIVARYGVSVFYTAPTAIRAFMKWGTDWPARHDLSSLRLLGSVGEPINPEAWIWYHLHIGGSRCPIVDTWWQTETGAIMITPLPGITRTKPGSATHSFPGISAEILTDKGDHVPVGGGLLAITKPWPSMLRTIYGDHDRYQTQYWSRWGKDIYFTGDGAKKDDEGYHWLLGRVDDVLNVAGHRIGTMEVESALVDHPKVAEAAVVGRTHEIKGHAIAAFVTVKEGVHHSESLADDLKRHVAHKIGAIARPDDIIFSADLPKTRSGKIMRRLLRDIAEGKALGDTTTLADPSVVAKLKEQYESQEP from the coding sequence ATGTCCGACCCGGTTTCCCCAGAGATCGAAGCACTCCTCAACGAACATCGCAGCTTCCCACCGCCGCAGGCCTTTGCCGCCGACGCGGTGATGAACGATCCCGGAATCTACGCGCGGGCTGCGAAAGATCCCGAGGCGTTCTGGGCCGGGTTTGCGAAGGAGCTCGACTGGATCCAGCCCTGGTCGAAGGTGCTCGACTGGAACCCGCCCGATGCCAAGTGGTTCGTGGACGGCAAGATCAACGTCGCCGCCAATTGCCTGGATCGTCACGCCAGGTCCTGGCGCCGCAACAAGGCCGCGTTCATCTGGGAGGGGGAGCCGGGCGACCGCCGCACCCTGACCTATTTCGACCTCTACCGCCAGGTCTGCCAGTTCGCCAACGTGTTGAAGAAGCTGGGCGTGCAGAAGGGCGATCGCGTGGCGCTCTACATGCCGCTCGTTCCCGAGCTGGCCATCGCCATGCTGTCGTGCGCGCGCATTGGCGCGGTACACTCCGTCGTCTTCGGCGGCTTCAGCGCCGAGTCGCTTCGCGATCGCATCAACGATTCGTCCTGCAAGGTGCTGGTCACCGCCGACGGCGGCTGGCGCCGCGGGCAGGTGGTGCCGCTCAAGCAGATGGCCGACGAAGCGCTCGAGGGCACGCCGTCGATCGAGCACGTCGTGATTGTGCAGCGCCTGCAGGGATCGCCGCTGCCGATCCACGTGAAGGAAGGCCGCGACCACTGGTATCACCGGCTGATGCAGGATGCCTCGTACGACTGCCCGGCCGAGCCGATGGATGCCGAGGACATGCTCTACATCCTCTACACGTCAGGCACGACCGGGAAGCCCAAGGGCATTGTTCACACCACCGGCGGATACCTGGTCGGCGCCTATGCCACCACCAAGTGGGTGTTCGACCTGAAGGAAGACGATGTGTATTGGTGCACGGCCGATATTGGCTGGGTCACCGGTCACAGCTACGTGGTCTACGGACCGCTCGCCAACGGGGCGACCGTCGTGATGTACGAAGGCGCGCCCGACTGGCCGAAGAAAGATCGCCTGTGGGAGATCGTCGCGCGCTACGGCGTGTCGGTGTTCTACACGGCGCCCACGGCCATTCGCGCGTTCATGAAGTGGGGTACCGACTGGCCGGCACGGCACGACCTGTCGTCGCTGCGCCTGCTGGGATCGGTCGGCGAACCGATTAATCCCGAAGCGTGGATCTGGTATCACCTGCACATCGGCGGCAGCCGTTGTCCCATTGTCGATACCTGGTGGCAGACCGAGACCGGCGCGATCATGATCACGCCGCTGCCGGGCATTACCAGGACCAAGCCCGGCTCAGCGACGCACTCGTTCCCCGGCATCAGCGCCGAGATCCTGACCGACAAGGGCGACCACGTGCCGGTGGGCGGCGGGCTGCTTGCCATCACGAAGCCGTGGCCGTCGATGCTGCGAACCATCTACGGCGATCACGATCGCTACCAGACGCAGTACTGGAGCCGCTGGGGCAAGGACATCTACTTCACTGGTGACGGCGCGAAGAAAGACGACGAGGGCTACCACTGGCTGCTTGGCCGCGTGGACGATGTGCTGAACGTGGCGGGACATCGCATTGGCACGATGGAGGTCGAAAGCGCGCTGGTCGATCATCCCAAGGTGGCCGAGGCCGCGGTGGTGGGTCGCACGCACGAGATCAAGGGCCATGCGATTGCGGCCTTTGTCACGGTCAAGGAGGGCGTTCACCACTCCGAGTCGCTGGCCGACGATCTCAAGCGCCACGTGGCCCACAAGATTGGCGCCATCGCGCGGCCCGACGACATCATCTTCTCGGCGGACTTGCCCAAGACGCGGTCCGGCAAGATCATGCGGCGCCTGCTGCGCGACATCGCCGAAGGCAAGGCGTTGGGCGACACCACGACGCTGGCCGACCCATCCGTCGTGGCCAAGCTCAAGGAGCAATATGAGTCGCAGGAGCCTTAA
- a CDS encoding AAA family ATPase gives MDSSKLPYEAFYGFVERPFSLTPDPKYYFRSRSHGRAFDALSAGIARRESLLLVTGDLGVGKTTLCRTVMALLERKTRAALVGNSLLSPEDLLRLLLQDLGVIAKDEVLHGRLVGATCPELRQMLDEFLARLRSTKDAAVLIIDEAHSLPSATVEQIVQLAALESNREKVLQILLAGQPSVTGGPTLPRALDERLSTRAKLLPLERDECERYVSHRLTIAGGAGVTFSPPAIDVIYGLSGGVPRLVNLLAERALQEGATQNARRIEPTMIESAASALQLLSLRPKRFRWFGTQTR, from the coding sequence GTGGACTCCTCGAAGCTGCCCTATGAAGCCTTTTATGGCTTTGTCGAGCGGCCGTTCAGCCTGACGCCCGACCCGAAGTACTACTTCAGGAGCCGGTCGCACGGCCGCGCCTTCGACGCGTTGTCGGCGGGCATTGCCAGGCGCGAAAGCCTGCTGCTCGTGACCGGCGACCTCGGGGTGGGCAAGACCACGCTCTGCCGGACGGTGATGGCGTTGCTCGAGCGCAAGACCCGCGCGGCCCTGGTCGGCAACTCGCTGTTGTCGCCCGAAGACCTGCTGCGCCTGCTGTTGCAGGACCTGGGGGTGATTGCGAAAGACGAGGTCCTGCACGGGCGGCTGGTCGGCGCCACCTGTCCGGAACTGCGGCAGATGCTCGACGAGTTCCTGGCTCGGCTGCGCTCGACCAAGGACGCCGCGGTGCTGATCATCGACGAGGCCCACAGCCTGCCGTCGGCCACGGTCGAGCAGATCGTGCAACTGGCGGCGCTCGAGTCGAACCGCGAGAAGGTGCTGCAGATCCTGCTGGCGGGCCAGCCCTCGGTCACCGGCGGCCCGACGCTGCCGCGCGCGCTCGATGAACGGCTGTCGACCCGCGCGAAGCTGTTGCCGCTCGAGCGCGACGAGTGCGAACGCTACGTGAGCCACCGTCTCACCATTGCCGGCGGCGCCGGCGTCACCTTCAGCCCGCCCGCGATCGACGTCATCTACGGCCTGTCGGGCGGGGTGCCCCGGCTGGTGAACCTGCTGGCCGAACGCGCCTTGCAGGAAGGCGCCACCCAGAACGCCCGCCGCATTGAGCCGACGATGATTGAGTCGGCGGCCTCGGCGCTGCAACTGCTGAGCCTGCGACCGAAACGCTTCCGCTGGTTCGGGACACAAACCCGATAG
- a CDS encoding DUF5518 domain-containing protein — protein MVVSPSKTQPALLGGVAIGVLSALPVINVANCCCAWILFGGALASYLHQQNDPEPIRAGDGAVVGALAGVVGAFVWLVLTIPISSALAPFQSQMMQRALQNAPDMAPEARAFLESMSAAPAIGVGLIFSFFVMLCLSSLFGMVGGLFGALMFRKAPPALPPPVPPSTF, from the coding sequence TTGGTAGTTTCCCCGTCAAAAACCCAGCCGGCGCTGTTAGGCGGCGTGGCGATCGGCGTGCTGTCGGCACTGCCGGTCATCAACGTCGCCAACTGCTGCTGTGCCTGGATTCTGTTTGGCGGGGCGCTGGCGTCTTACCTGCACCAGCAGAACGACCCTGAGCCGATTCGGGCCGGCGACGGCGCGGTGGTCGGCGCGCTGGCCGGGGTCGTCGGCGCGTTTGTGTGGCTCGTGCTCACCATCCCGATCAGTTCGGCGCTGGCGCCGTTCCAGAGCCAGATGATGCAGCGGGCGCTGCAGAACGCGCCCGACATGGCGCCCGAAGCGCGGGCCTTTCTCGAGAGCATGTCGGCGGCGCCCGCCATCGGCGTGGGCCTGATCTTTTCGTTCTTCGTGATGCTGTGCCTCAGCAGCCTCTTCGGCATGGTCGGCGGCCTGTTTGGCGCGCTGATGTTCCGCAAGGCCCCGCCTGCGCTGCCTCCCCCAGTTCCTCCCTCTACCTTCTAG
- a CDS encoding inositol-3-phosphate synthase — protein MKLPLEIAPAQGKLGILLVGLGAVSTTTIAGVIAIRKGLAKPIGSLTQMGTIRLGKRTDGRSPKINEFVPLASLDDIVFGGWDIFEEDCYAAACTAGVLDRQLLDSIRPELEAIKPMSAVFDQRYVKRLSGPNVKKGKNKKDLADQLIADIRAFKATNKCERLVMVWAGSTEVFMKEGPVHQSLASFEKGLELGDDSIPSSMVYAYAALKEGIPFANAAPNLTADIPAMLELAAQTKAPICGNDMKTGQTLIKTIIAPGLKARLIGVKGWYSTNILGNRDGEVLDDPESFKTKEESKKSALDYIFQPHLYPDLYKDISHVVRINYYPPRGDNKEGWDNIDIVGWLGYPMQLKINFLCRDSILAAPIVLDSALFLDLAKRAGRGGIQEWLSFYYKAPMHAKDLYPEHDLFIQLMKLKNTLRYIMGEEMVTHLVEDYD, from the coding sequence GTGAAACTTCCCCTAGAAATCGCCCCTGCCCAAGGCAAACTGGGCATCCTGCTCGTCGGCCTTGGCGCGGTCAGCACCACCACCATTGCCGGTGTCATCGCCATTCGCAAGGGCCTCGCGAAGCCGATCGGATCGCTCACGCAGATGGGCACCATCCGCCTCGGCAAGCGCACCGATGGCCGCTCCCCCAAGATCAACGAATTCGTGCCGCTGGCCAGCCTTGATGACATCGTCTTTGGCGGCTGGGACATCTTCGAAGAAGACTGCTACGCCGCCGCCTGCACGGCCGGCGTGCTCGATCGGCAGCTGCTCGATTCGATTCGTCCCGAGCTCGAGGCCATCAAGCCGATGTCGGCGGTGTTCGACCAGCGCTACGTGAAGCGGCTGTCGGGCCCCAACGTCAAGAAGGGCAAGAACAAGAAGGACCTCGCTGATCAGCTGATCGCCGACATTCGCGCCTTCAAGGCCACGAACAAGTGCGAACGCCTGGTCATGGTGTGGGCGGGCAGCACCGAAGTGTTCATGAAGGAAGGCCCGGTGCACCAGTCGCTGGCCTCGTTCGAAAAGGGGCTCGAGCTCGGCGACGACTCGATTCCGTCGAGCATGGTCTATGCCTACGCGGCGCTCAAGGAAGGCATTCCGTTCGCCAACGCCGCGCCGAACCTGACCGCCGACATTCCCGCCATGCTGGAACTGGCGGCGCAGACCAAGGCGCCGATTTGCGGCAACGACATGAAGACCGGCCAGACGCTGATCAAGACGATCATCGCCCCGGGCCTGAAGGCGCGCCTGATCGGGGTCAAGGGTTGGTACTCGACCAACATTCTCGGCAACCGCGATGGCGAGGTGCTGGACGATCCGGAATCGTTCAAGACCAAGGAAGAAAGCAAGAAGTCGGCGCTCGACTACATCTTCCAGCCGCACCTGTATCCCGATCTCTACAAGGACATCTCGCACGTCGTCCGCATCAACTACTACCCGCCGCGCGGCGACAACAAAGAGGGCTGGGACAACATCGACATCGTCGGCTGGCTCGGCTACCCGATGCAGCTGAAGATCAACTTCCTGTGCCGTGATTCGATCCTGGCGGCGCCGATCGTGCTCGACTCGGCGTTGTTCCTCGACCTGGCGAAGCGCGCCGGCCGCGGCGGCATCCAGGAGTGGCTGTCGTTCTACTACAAGGCGCCGATGCACGCGAAGGACCTCTATCCCGAGCACGACCTGTTCATCCAGTTGATGAAGCTGAAGAACACGCTTCGCTACATCATGGGCGAAGAGATGGTCACGCACCTGGTCGAGGACTACGACTAG
- a CDS encoding methyltransferase domain-containing protein, translating into MIGIFLRLLKSSQARAMDPLQVSMTGVRMGERFLLVGCHDRALLSGLAAKAGLSGTAAVATLDAASARRAAAVGAKVGALIDVRPIDDRRLPFDGDQFDMVVIDDTDGSFAAIAAAARLDYLRDALRVVRAGGRVEVVEGLGGGGLFRGAVSRPPGYDMLRDLAATGFKPSRLLAEKDGFRFLEGLRPNS; encoded by the coding sequence ATGATCGGCATCTTTCTCCGGCTGCTCAAGTCCAGCCAAGCCCGCGCGATGGACCCGCTCCAGGTGTCGATGACCGGCGTCCGCATGGGCGAGCGGTTCCTGCTGGTGGGCTGCCACGATCGCGCGTTGCTGTCAGGCCTGGCCGCCAAGGCGGGCTTGAGCGGCACGGCCGCGGTCGCGACCCTGGATGCGGCCTCGGCGAGACGCGCCGCCGCGGTCGGCGCCAAGGTCGGCGCCCTGATCGACGTGCGGCCGATCGACGACCGCCGCCTGCCCTTCGACGGCGACCAGTTCGACATGGTCGTCATCGACGACACCGACGGCAGCTTCGCCGCGATCGCGGCGGCCGCGCGCCTCGACTACCTGCGCGACGCGCTGCGCGTGGTGCGCGCGGGTGGGCGGGTTGAAGTGGTGGAAGGTCTCGGCGGTGGCGGGCTGTTCCGCGGCGCGGTTTCGCGCCCGCCGGGCTACGACATGCTGCGCGACCTCGCGGCCACCGGCTTCAAGCCGTCGCGGCTGCTCGCCGAGAAAGACGGTTTCCGCTTTCTCGAAGGCCTGCGCCCCAACTCATAA
- a CDS encoding FHA domain-containing protein, with the protein MVMSLRIGHRRYVLAYGNNTIGRDPKSTVCLNDSSVSRAHARITIKDGEAHVEDLESKNGTAVQNEPLAGRRVLADGDEIEFGNVKGWFIVEAADDPPTTTHL; encoded by the coding sequence ATGGTGATGAGCCTGCGCATCGGCCATCGACGGTATGTGCTGGCCTACGGCAACAACACGATTGGCCGCGATCCGAAGTCCACGGTGTGCCTCAACGACTCCAGCGTTTCGCGCGCCCACGCGCGCATCACCATCAAAGACGGCGAGGCGCACGTCGAAGACCTCGAGAGCAAGAACGGCACCGCGGTGCAGAACGAACCGCTCGCCGGCCGGCGCGTGCTCGCCGATGGCGACGAGATCGAGTTCGGCAACGTCAAAGGCTGGTTCATCGTCGAGGCGGCCGACGACCCGCCAACCACGACGCATTTATGA
- a CDS encoding TonB family protein: MLGNLPPDVYTARDIAEAGGVSEARVLDLLARGEIRSVSAQSPIGGQSGLDGFVAQAEAVRAVRALRAGSPVGIAGELGLGRELFAQGFRPKHSTTVPLVVSTSLHGAAIASILFIASLGLAVADERTEPIKDEPIRMVFLVSPGPGGGGGGGGLMQKAPPPKAARKGVEKISSPLPARKLPPPMRPTPRPPEPPPPPLEAKMLPPVMAPIASKPAEAENREGVLAKAPATPPSQGPGIGGGAGTGRGTGLGEGDGSGVGDGSGGGTGGGPFRPGSGVEPPRLLREVKADYTDEARRANIEGEVELEIVVRRDGTVGDVKVLRGLRGGLSDRAIQAVRQWRFSPGRMKGTPVDVVVQVGVEFRLR; encoded by the coding sequence ATGCTTGGAAACCTCCCTCCGGACGTCTATACGGCCCGCGACATCGCGGAGGCGGGCGGGGTGTCTGAGGCCCGGGTGCTGGACCTGCTGGCCCGCGGCGAGATCCGGTCGGTGTCGGCTCAATCGCCCATCGGCGGGCAGTCCGGGCTGGACGGCTTCGTCGCGCAGGCCGAGGCGGTTCGCGCGGTGCGGGCGCTGCGGGCCGGAAGCCCGGTCGGCATCGCCGGCGAACTCGGCCTGGGCCGTGAGCTCTTCGCACAAGGTTTTCGCCCGAAGCATTCAACCACCGTGCCCCTGGTCGTATCGACGAGCCTGCACGGTGCCGCCATCGCCTCCATCCTGTTCATTGCCAGCCTCGGGCTGGCGGTCGCCGACGAGCGAACCGAACCGATCAAGGACGAACCCATCCGCATGGTGTTCCTGGTCTCACCGGGACCTGGTGGTGGCGGCGGAGGTGGCGGGTTGATGCAGAAAGCGCCGCCGCCGAAGGCCGCGCGCAAGGGCGTGGAGAAAATCAGCAGCCCGCTGCCGGCGCGCAAGCTGCCGCCGCCCATGCGCCCCACTCCGAGGCCGCCCGAGCCGCCGCCGCCGCCCCTCGAGGCGAAGATGTTGCCGCCGGTGATGGCGCCCATCGCCAGCAAGCCCGCGGAAGCCGAGAACCGCGAAGGCGTCCTCGCGAAAGCACCAGCGACGCCGCCCAGCCAGGGTCCAGGCATCGGCGGTGGCGCGGGCACCGGACGCGGCACCGGCCTTGGCGAAGGTGACGGTAGCGGCGTTGGCGATGGATCCGGTGGCGGCACCGGCGGCGGACCGTTCCGTCCCGGCAGCGGCGTGGAACCGCCGCGCCTGCTGCGCGAGGTGAAGGCCGACTACACGGACGAGGCTCGGCGCGCGAACATCGAAGGCGAAGTGGAACTGGAGATCGTGGTGCGGCGCGACGGCACCGTCGGCGACGTGAAGGTGCTGCGCGGGCTGCGCGGCGGGTTGAGTGACCGCGCGATCCAGGCGGTGCGCCAGTGGCGCTTCTCGCCGGGCCGCATGAAGGGCACGCCGGTCGATGTCGTCGTGCAGGTCGGCGTCGAGTTCAGGCTTCGTTAG